A single Mixta calida DNA region contains:
- a CDS encoding YhdT family protein, with product MDARFIQAHREARWSFWLALAYLAVWALCAWLGGMQPGVTGLPRWFELSCFFAPLLFIFLCWLMIRVVFRDIPLEDNHES from the coding sequence ATGGATGCGCGCTTTATCCAGGCACACCGCGAGGCCCGCTGGTCCTTCTGGCTGGCGCTGGCGTATCTGGCGGTATGGGCGCTTTGCGCCTGGCTGGGCGGCATGCAGCCCGGCGTTACCGGCCTGCCGCGCTGGTTTGAACTCTCCTGCTTTTTCGCCCCGCTGCTGTTTATCTTTCTCTGCTGGCTGATGATCCGCGTGGTCTTCCGCGATATCCCGCTGGAGGATAATCATGAAAGCTGA
- the panF gene encoding sodium/pantothenate symporter: MKAEVILPLLGYLLLIAALSLYAMRKRRTGNFLNEYFLGGRSMGGFVLAMTLTTTYISASSFIGGPGAAYKYGLGWVLLAMVQVPAVWLSLGVLGKKFAILARRYHAVTLNDMLYARYRSPLLVWLSSLSLLVAFVGAMTVQFIGGARLLETAAGIPYNTGLLIFGGTIALYTAFGGFRASVLNDAMQGLVMLIGTFLLLFAVVHAAGGMHAAVTKLQQIDPRLVTPQGVDNIITPTFLSSFVVLVCFGVIGLPHTAVRCISYKDSKAVHRGIVVGTIVVAVLMLGMHLAGALGRAILPDLTVPDRVIPTLMLAVLPPFAAGIFLAAPMAAIMSTINAQLLQSSATIVKDLYLRLYPQQLNNELRLRRLSGMITLVLGLLLLLAAWSPPDMIIWLNLLAFGGLEAVFLWPLVLGLYWEKANAAGALSAMIVGAASYTLLAALHLEPGGFHPIVPALLLSLLAFVIGNLFGRSAPAPDDASSLYE, translated from the coding sequence ATGAAAGCTGAAGTCATCCTTCCCCTGCTGGGCTACCTGCTGCTGATCGCCGCTCTCTCCCTCTACGCCATGCGTAAACGGCGCACCGGCAACTTCCTGAACGAATATTTTCTCGGCGGGCGTTCAATGGGCGGTTTCGTGTTGGCGATGACGCTGACCACCACCTATATCAGCGCCAGCTCGTTTATCGGCGGGCCGGGCGCCGCCTATAAGTATGGTCTCGGCTGGGTGCTGCTGGCGATGGTTCAGGTGCCAGCCGTCTGGTTGTCGCTGGGAGTGCTGGGCAAAAAGTTCGCTATTCTCGCGCGTCGTTATCATGCGGTCACGCTCAACGACATGCTCTATGCGCGCTACCGCAGCCCGCTGCTGGTCTGGCTTTCCAGCCTCAGCCTGCTGGTAGCATTCGTCGGCGCGATGACGGTGCAGTTTATCGGCGGCGCCAGACTGCTGGAGACCGCGGCGGGCATTCCTTACAATACCGGCCTGCTGATTTTCGGCGGCACCATTGCGCTTTACACGGCGTTCGGCGGCTTCCGCGCCAGCGTGCTGAATGATGCGATGCAGGGCCTGGTGATGCTGATCGGCACTTTTCTGCTGCTGTTCGCCGTGGTGCACGCCGCGGGCGGCATGCACGCAGCCGTCACCAAACTTCAACAAATCGATCCGCGCCTGGTGACCCCACAGGGCGTCGACAATATTATTACGCCGACCTTCCTTTCCTCGTTCGTGGTGCTGGTCTGCTTTGGCGTGATTGGGCTGCCACACACGGCGGTGCGCTGCATCTCCTATAAAGACAGCAAGGCGGTGCATCGCGGCATCGTCGTCGGCACCATTGTGGTAGCGGTGCTGATGCTGGGCATGCATCTGGCGGGCGCTCTGGGCCGGGCGATCCTGCCCGATCTGACAGTGCCGGATCGCGTGATCCCAACGCTGATGCTCGCGGTGCTGCCGCCTTTTGCCGCCGGGATCTTTCTGGCGGCGCCGATGGCGGCGATCATGTCGACGATCAACGCGCAGCTGTTGCAGTCCTCCGCGACGATCGTTAAAGATCTCTATTTACGCCTTTATCCGCAGCAGCTGAATAACGAGCTGCGCCTGCGCCGTCTGTCCGGCATGATTACGCTGGTGCTCGGTCTACTGCTGCTGCTGGCGGCGTGGAGTCCGCCCGATATGATTATCTGGCTGAACCTGCTGGCGTTCGGCGGGCTGGAAGCAGTGTTCCTGTGGCCGCTGGTATTAGGCCTCTACTGGGAAAAAGCCAACGCGGCGGGCGCCCTGAGCGCGATGATCGTCGGCGCCGCCTCCTATACGCTGCTGGCAGCGCTGCATCTGGAGCCGGGCGGCTTTCATCCGATTGTGCCGGCGCTGCTGTTAAGCCTGTTGGCCTTTGTTATCGGTAATCTGTTTGGTCGTTCGGCGCCTGCGCCGGATGACGCCTCTTCACTGTATGAATAA
- the csrD gene encoding RNase E specificity factor CsrD, whose product MRLTTKLSAFVTLLITLAMVLMLVGCALSFFWLRSERVERQVQSLMTEVDQALLTKSVAELKPWLQRIMPLMDIEQLQIRNQQDVILNLSRHQYPLIEDEPNRFRRYDLAMLHQQGWTMRVELLDPANTWFRSYIGSSTLVVVLLVATIMMLLLLPTHRWLWRQLKGMESLEMRAERIIEGERRGIGRGNVNEWPPKASTALDLLLDDLHEAREQRTRIDTLIRAFTAQDATTGLNNRLFFDNQLATLLEDQENVGTHGVVMMIRLPDFDSLSEKWGHAPVKEYLFALVNMLSTFVMRYPGALLARYFRSDFMVLLPHRTLKEADGIAAQLIKAVDALPPTAMIDRQNMMHIGISAWRSGQTTQQVMESVEQATRHASLQGGNTWVTGEGTDSDGGRGSVKWRTLLEHTLKRGGPRLYQKPAVLRDGRVHHREMLPRIYDGEKELLAAEFMPLVQQMGLAEAYDRQLMQRILTLSACWPQETLAVPITIDSLLQPGFQRTLRDMLLQCTKSQRQRFLFELAEAEVCQHFNRLQPALRLLKGFGCRLAVNQAGLTVVSTAYITLAGVELIKLHPSLVRNIDRRTENQLFVKSLLEVCRMTPTQVFAAGVRTRDEWQTLSALGVAGGQGDFFSTSQLVNGNVKKYSQRVRV is encoded by the coding sequence ATGCGATTAACCACAAAACTGTCAGCGTTTGTCACGCTGCTTATCACTCTGGCAATGGTATTAATGCTCGTCGGCTGCGCGCTAAGTTTTTTCTGGCTGCGCAGCGAGCGCGTGGAAAGACAGGTGCAGTCGCTGATGACGGAGGTCGATCAGGCGCTGTTGACGAAAAGCGTCGCCGAGCTGAAGCCGTGGCTACAACGTATCATGCCGCTAATGGATATCGAACAGCTGCAGATCCGCAACCAGCAGGATGTGATTCTCAATCTTTCTCGCCATCAATATCCGCTCATCGAGGACGAGCCCAATCGCTTCCGCCGTTACGATTTGGCGATGCTGCATCAGCAGGGCTGGACGATGCGCGTGGAGCTGCTCGACCCGGCCAATACCTGGTTTCGTTCCTATATTGGTTCCTCTACGCTGGTCGTGGTGTTGCTGGTGGCGACGATCATGATGCTGCTGCTGCTGCCCACGCATCGCTGGCTGTGGCGACAGTTAAAAGGGATGGAAAGCCTGGAAATGCGCGCCGAAAGGATTATTGAGGGCGAGCGCCGCGGCATCGGACGCGGCAACGTCAATGAATGGCCGCCGAAAGCGTCGACCGCGCTCGATCTGCTGCTGGACGATCTCCATGAAGCGCGCGAGCAGCGCACCCGCATCGACACCTTAATCCGCGCCTTTACCGCGCAGGACGCCACGACCGGCCTCAATAATCGGCTCTTTTTCGATAATCAGCTGGCGACGCTGCTGGAAGATCAGGAAAACGTCGGCACGCATGGCGTGGTGATGATGATCCGCCTGCCCGATTTTGACAGCCTGAGCGAGAAGTGGGGGCACGCGCCGGTGAAAGAGTATCTGTTTGCGCTGGTGAACATGCTCTCTACCTTTGTGATGCGCTATCCTGGCGCACTGCTGGCGCGCTACTTCCGCAGCGACTTTATGGTGTTGCTGCCCCATCGCACGTTAAAAGAGGCTGACGGCATTGCCGCCCAGCTGATCAAAGCGGTGGACGCGCTGCCGCCGACGGCGATGATCGATCGGCAAAATATGATGCATATCGGCATCAGCGCCTGGCGCAGCGGGCAGACCACGCAGCAGGTCATGGAGAGCGTAGAACAGGCGACGCGCCACGCCTCATTGCAGGGCGGCAACACCTGGGTCACCGGTGAAGGAACGGACAGCGACGGCGGACGCGGCAGCGTAAAATGGCGCACGCTGCTGGAGCATACCCTGAAGCGCGGCGGTCCAAGGCTTTATCAGAAGCCCGCCGTTCTGCGCGACGGACGCGTGCATCACCGCGAAATGCTGCCGCGCATTTACGATGGCGAAAAAGAGCTGCTGGCCGCGGAGTTTATGCCGCTGGTGCAGCAGATGGGGCTGGCGGAGGCGTATGACCGCCAGCTGATGCAGCGTATCCTGACGCTCTCCGCCTGCTGGCCGCAGGAGACGCTGGCGGTGCCTATTACGATTGACTCTCTATTGCAGCCCGGCTTCCAGCGCACCCTGCGTGATATGCTGTTGCAGTGTACAAAATCGCAGCGACAGCGTTTTTTATTTGAACTTGCAGAGGCGGAAGTGTGTCAACACTTCAATCGATTACAGCCGGCGCTGCGTTTATTGAAAGGCTTCGGCTGTCGCCTGGCGGTCAATCAGGCGGGTCTGACGGTGGTCAGCACCGCCTATATCACCCTGGCGGGCGTGGAGCTGATCAAGCTCCATCCGAGCCTGGTGCGCAACATCGATCGCCGTACGGAAAACCAGCTGTTTGTGAAAAGCCTGCTGGAAGTGTGCCGCATGACGCCGACGCAGGTATTCGCCGCGGGCGTCAGAACGCGCGACGAATGGCAAACGCTTTCAGCGCTGGGCGTGGCGGGCGGCCAGGGGGATTTTTTTTCAACTTCGCAGCTGGTGAACGGCAATGTGAAAAAATATTCTCAAAGAGTTCGGGTTTAA
- the accC gene encoding acetyl-CoA carboxylase biotin carboxylase subunit: protein MLDKIVIANRGEIALRILRACKELGIKTVAVHSTADRDLKHVLLADETVCIGPAPSVKSYLNIPALISAAEITGAVAIHPGYGFLSENADFAEQVERSGFIFIGPRAETIRLMGDKVSAINAMKKAGVPCVPGSDGPLGDDMDKNRAIAKRIGYPVIIKASGGGGGRGMRVVRSDKELENSINMTRAEAKAAFNNDMVYMEKYLENPRHIEIQVLADGQGNAIYLAERDCSMQRRHQKVVEEAPAPGITMEMRRYIGERCTQACVEIGYRGAGTFEFLYENGEFYFIEMNTRIQVEHPVTEMITGVDLIKEQLRIAAGQPLSIKQEEVVVKGHAVECRINAEDPNTFLPSPGKITRFHAPGGFGVRWESHIYAGYSVPPYYDSMIGKLITYGENRDVAIARMKNALAELIIDGIKTNVELQMKIMSDENFQHGGTNIHYLEKKLGLAEK from the coding sequence ATGCTGGATAAAATTGTTATTGCTAACCGCGGTGAGATCGCTCTGCGCATTTTGCGTGCCTGTAAAGAACTGGGCATCAAAACCGTTGCGGTACACTCTACGGCGGATCGCGATCTGAAACATGTGCTGCTGGCGGACGAGACCGTATGTATCGGTCCGGCGCCCTCAGTTAAAAGCTACCTGAACATTCCGGCGCTGATCTCCGCAGCGGAAATCACCGGCGCGGTGGCGATTCACCCAGGCTACGGCTTCCTGTCTGAAAACGCCGACTTTGCCGAGCAGGTAGAGCGTTCCGGCTTTATTTTCATCGGTCCGCGTGCCGAAACGATTCGCCTGATGGGCGACAAAGTTTCTGCAATCAACGCGATGAAAAAAGCGGGCGTGCCTTGCGTGCCGGGTTCTGACGGTCCGCTGGGCGACGATATGGATAAGAACCGCGCCATCGCCAAGCGCATCGGCTATCCGGTAATTATCAAAGCCTCCGGCGGCGGCGGCGGGCGCGGTATGCGCGTCGTTCGCAGCGATAAAGAGCTGGAAAACTCCATTAACATGACCCGTGCGGAAGCGAAAGCCGCTTTCAACAACGACATGGTCTACATGGAGAAGTACCTTGAAAACCCGCGCCACATCGAGATTCAGGTGTTGGCGGACGGTCAGGGCAACGCCATCTATCTGGCGGAACGCGACTGCTCTATGCAGCGTCGTCACCAGAAAGTGGTTGAAGAAGCGCCGGCGCCGGGCATTACCATGGAAATGCGTCGCTATATCGGCGAACGCTGTACCCAGGCGTGCGTGGAGATCGGTTACCGCGGCGCAGGCACCTTCGAGTTCCTGTATGAAAACGGCGAGTTCTACTTTATCGAGATGAACACCCGTATTCAGGTTGAGCATCCGGTTACCGAGATGATCACCGGCGTGGATTTGATCAAAGAGCAGCTGCGCATCGCAGCAGGCCAGCCGCTTTCTATCAAGCAGGAAGAGGTGGTGGTGAAAGGCCACGCGGTGGAATGCCGTATCAATGCGGAAGATCCGAACACTTTTCTGCCGAGTCCGGGCAAAATTACCCGTTTCCATGCGCCAGGCGGTTTTGGCGTGCGTTGGGAATCGCATATTTATGCCGGTTACAGCGTGCCGCCCTACTACGACTCCATGATCGGCAAGCTGATTACCTACGGTGAAAACCGTGACGTGGCGATTGCCCGCATGAAAAACGCACTGGCTGAGCTGATCATCGACGGCATCAAAACCAACGTTGAGCTGCAGATGAAGATCATGTCAGACGAAAACTTCCAGCACGGTGGAACCAACATCCACTACCTGGAGAAAAAGCTGGGTCTGGCGGAGAAGTAA
- the msrQ gene encoding protein-methionine-sulfoxide reductase heme-binding subunit MsrQ — MRLTLKQITGLKVLLHLAGLLPLLWLIFAVLQGTGFSADPAKDIQHFTGRMALKFLLATLLVSPLARYGRQPLLIRVRRLLGLWCFAWATLHLLSYSLLELGLNNLRLLGSELISRPYLTLGIISWLTLLALALTSFQKAQRKLGRRWQTLHNMIYLVAILAPVHYIWSVKVLSPQPLIYALLALILLAWRYKKFWRWFVK; from the coding sequence GTGCGTCTGACGTTAAAACAGATAACCGGCCTGAAAGTCCTGCTGCATCTGGCGGGACTGTTGCCCTTATTGTGGCTGATTTTCGCCGTGCTGCAGGGTACCGGCTTTAGCGCCGACCCGGCGAAAGATATTCAGCACTTTACCGGCCGCATGGCGCTGAAGTTCCTGCTCGCCACCCTGCTGGTTTCGCCGCTGGCGCGCTATGGACGCCAGCCGCTGCTGATTCGGGTGCGCCGCCTGTTGGGGCTGTGGTGTTTCGCCTGGGCGACGCTGCATCTGCTGAGCTATTCGCTGTTGGAGCTGGGCCTTAACAATCTGCGACTGCTGGGATCGGAACTGATTTCACGTCCTTATCTGACGCTGGGGATTATCAGCTGGCTGACGTTGCTGGCGCTGGCGCTCACTTCTTTCCAGAAGGCGCAGCGAAAACTGGGACGCCGCTGGCAAACTCTGCACAATATGATTTATCTGGTGGCGATCCTCGCGCCGGTTCACTATATCTGGTCGGTAAAAGTTCTTTCTCCGCAGCCGCTGATCTATGCGCTTTTGGCGCTTATCCTGCTCGCCTGGCGCTATAAAAAGTTTTGGCGCTGGTTTGTAAAATAG
- the aroQ gene encoding type II 3-dehydroquinate dehydratase — protein MAHDFHILLLNGPNLNLLGTREPEKYGRSTLTGIVDDLTSQASALNVKLSHLQSNAEHVLIERIHEARGNVDYIVINPAAFTHTSVALRDALLAVDIPFIEVHITNVHAREPFRHHSWLSDIAAGVICGLGVDGYTWALQTAVKRLSNQIK, from the coding sequence ATGGCGCACGATTTTCATATTCTGCTCTTGAACGGTCCGAACCTCAATTTACTGGGGACGCGCGAACCGGAAAAATATGGGCGCAGCACGCTGACCGGGATCGTTGACGATCTGACATCGCAGGCCAGCGCGTTGAATGTGAAACTCAGCCATTTGCAGTCGAATGCAGAACACGTTCTGATTGAGCGTATTCATGAGGCGAGAGGCAATGTCGATTATATCGTCATTAACCCGGCGGCCTTTACGCATACCAGCGTAGCGCTGCGCGATGCATTGCTGGCGGTAGATATCCCTTTTATCGAGGTGCATATCACCAACGTACATGCCCGCGAGCCCTTTCGCCACCATTCCTGGCTTTCTGATATTGCTGCCGGCGTAATCTGTGGACTTGGCGTCGACGGTTACACCTGGGCTTTACAAACGGCAGTAAAACGCCTGTCAAATCAAATTAAATAG
- the accB gene encoding acetyl-CoA carboxylase biotin carboxyl carrier protein, translating to MDIRKIKKLIELVEESGIAELEISEGEESVRISRAPAAPAYPMMQQAYAAPAPQPALATAVAPAAAPAIEAPVAAELSGHIVRSPMVGTFYRTPSPDAKAFVEVGQKVNIGDTLCIVEAMKMMNQIEADKAGVVKAILVESGQPVEFDEPLVVIE from the coding sequence ATGGATATTCGTAAGATTAAAAAACTGATCGAACTGGTTGAAGAATCCGGTATCGCCGAACTTGAAATCTCTGAAGGCGAGGAATCCGTTCGCATCAGCCGCGCACCTGCAGCTCCCGCTTATCCGATGATGCAACAGGCTTACGCCGCGCCAGCTCCGCAGCCTGCTCTGGCTACCGCTGTAGCGCCTGCCGCTGCGCCAGCGATCGAAGCGCCTGTCGCTGCGGAACTGAGCGGCCACATCGTGCGCTCTCCGATGGTCGGCACCTTCTATCGTACGCCGAGCCCGGATGCGAAAGCGTTTGTCGAAGTCGGTCAGAAAGTGAATATCGGCGATACCCTGTGCATCGTTGAAGCCATGAAGATGATGAACCAGATCGAAGCAGACAAGGCGGGCGTGGTTAAAGCTATCCTGGTCGAAAGCGGTCAACCTGTTGAGTTTGACGAGCCGCTGGTCGTCATCGAATAA
- the msrP gene encoding protein-methionine-sulfoxide reductase catalytic subunit MsrP gives MKPVTKLTEADITPETIFHQQRRQILKALGLSAAALTVPGAARADVLSWFKGNDRPPAPAGRPLDFSKPEAWQSSLPLTPEDKVSGYNNFYEFGLDKADPAANAGSLKTDDWKIRIDGEVARPLTLDMDDIFKRFPQQQRIYRMRCVEAWSMVIPWVGFELGQLLKAAEPTSNARFVAFQTVYAPDQMPGQKDRFIGGGLDYPYVEGLRLDEAMHPLTLLSTGVYGKALPPQNGAPVRLTVPWKYGFKGIKSIVHIKLTRDRPPTTWNQLAPDEYGFFANVNPHVDHPRWSQATERFIGAGGILNVDRQPTLLFNGYGDQVASLYRGLDLRENF, from the coding sequence ATGAAGCCGGTCACTAAGCTCACTGAAGCTGATATCACACCCGAAACGATTTTCCATCAGCAGCGCCGACAGATTTTGAAGGCGCTCGGTTTAAGCGCCGCGGCGCTTACCGTCCCTGGCGCCGCACGCGCCGATGTACTTTCCTGGTTCAAGGGCAACGATCGACCACCTGCGCCAGCGGGCCGTCCGCTCGATTTCAGCAAACCGGAAGCCTGGCAATCCTCCCTGCCGCTCACGCCGGAAGATAAAGTCAGCGGTTATAACAACTTCTATGAGTTCGGGCTCGATAAAGCCGATCCGGCCGCCAACGCTGGCAGCCTGAAAACGGATGACTGGAAGATCCGCATCGACGGCGAGGTCGCCAGGCCGCTTACGCTCGATATGGATGATATTTTCAAGCGCTTTCCGCAGCAGCAGCGTATCTACCGCATGCGCTGCGTGGAAGCCTGGTCGATGGTGATCCCCTGGGTCGGCTTTGAGCTGGGCCAGTTGCTGAAAGCCGCCGAGCCCACCAGCAATGCGCGTTTTGTCGCTTTCCAGACGGTATATGCCCCTGATCAGATGCCTGGCCAGAAGGATCGTTTTATTGGCGGCGGGCTGGATTATCCCTATGTCGAAGGGCTGCGTCTGGATGAGGCGATGCATCCGTTGACCCTGCTTTCTACCGGCGTTTATGGCAAAGCGCTGCCGCCGCAAAACGGCGCGCCTGTCCGTCTGACGGTACCGTGGAAATATGGCTTTAAGGGCATCAAATCGATCGTGCACATTAAGCTGACGCGCGATCGTCCGCCGACCACCTGGAATCAGCTGGCGCCGGATGAGTATGGCTTTTTCGCCAATGTGAATCCGCATGTGGATCATCCGCGCTGGTCGCAGGCGACCGAACGCTTTATCGGCGCCGGCGGCATTCTGAATGTCGATCGCCAGCCGACATTGCTGTTCAACGGCTATGGCGACCAGGTGGCGTCGCTCTATCGCGGGCTCGATTTGCGGGAGAATTTCTGA
- the acuI gene encoding acrylyl-CoA reductase (NADPH), producing the protein MQALLIEQTDGVYQTVLRDISPEQLPAGNVTVDVNWSGINYKDALAITGKGKIIRQFPMVPGIDFAGTVRHSEDPRFHVGQQVVLTGFGVGETHWGGLAEQARVNGDWLVPLPEGLSDRQAMILGTAGFTAMLCVMALEEGGVTPDKGDVLVTGASGGVGSTAVALLNALGYQVTAVSGRESNGDYLRQLGAANVLPRSEFSSDSRPLEKQRWAGAIDTVGDKVLASVLAQMHYSGVVAACGLAGGFALPTSVMPFILRNVRLQGVDSVQTPTPRRLEAWKRLVKTVPASFYQQATVEVALSDAADAARRLLNNEVTGRTLVKVTQG; encoded by the coding sequence ATGCAGGCTTTACTGATAGAACAAACTGACGGCGTATACCAGACGGTATTACGCGACATTTCACCAGAGCAGCTGCCGGCAGGTAACGTGACCGTGGATGTTAACTGGTCAGGCATTAACTATAAAGACGCACTTGCGATTACGGGCAAAGGCAAAATCATTCGCCAGTTCCCGATGGTGCCCGGCATCGATTTTGCCGGTACGGTGCGCCACAGCGAAGATCCGCGTTTTCATGTCGGGCAGCAGGTGGTGCTGACCGGCTTCGGCGTGGGAGAAACGCACTGGGGCGGGCTGGCGGAACAGGCGCGCGTTAACGGCGACTGGCTGGTGCCGCTGCCGGAAGGATTAAGCGACCGCCAGGCAATGATTTTGGGCACCGCCGGCTTCACTGCGATGCTGTGCGTCATGGCGCTGGAAGAAGGCGGCGTGACGCCCGATAAAGGCGACGTGCTGGTGACCGGCGCCAGCGGCGGCGTCGGCAGCACCGCCGTCGCCCTGCTGAACGCGCTGGGTTATCAGGTGACGGCAGTCAGCGGACGGGAAAGCAACGGCGATTATCTGCGTCAGTTGGGCGCCGCTAACGTGCTGCCGCGCAGCGAGTTCAGCAGCGACAGTCGTCCGTTGGAAAAACAGCGCTGGGCAGGGGCCATCGATACCGTCGGCGACAAAGTGCTGGCCAGCGTACTGGCGCAGATGCACTACTCCGGCGTTGTCGCCGCCTGCGGTCTGGCGGGCGGCTTTGCGCTGCCAACCTCGGTGATGCCGTTTATTCTGCGCAACGTGCGTCTGCAGGGCGTCGATTCGGTGCAAACGCCGACGCCGCGCCGTCTTGAAGCCTGGAAACGACTGGTGAAAACCGTTCCCGCCAGCTTTTATCAGCAGGCGACGGTGGAAGTGGCGCTGAGCGACGCCGCAGACGCCGCTCGCCGTCTGCTAAATAATGAAGTCACCGGACGTACGCTGGTGAAAGTGACTCAGGGATAA